The following is a genomic window from Actinomadura sp. WMMB 499.
GGCCGTACGCGGCCGGCGGCCCGGTGCTGGCGCCGCCCGCGCCCGCCGCGCCGCCGCCGGGGGACTGCGAGATCTTCCGCATCCCGCCGGAGTTCGTGCCGATCTCGGAGTTCTGGGAGATCCGCCCGGTCGGCGCCAACCGCCCGTACGCGGGATGCGCGGAGCCGGAGCTGACGGCGTGGGTCCGGCTGCTGGAGGACGACGAGGCCCCCGACGTCCACCGCCTCATGCTGCTCATGGACGCGCTCGCCCCCGCCTACGCGGCCGTCCTGGGGGACCTGCGGCTGGTCCCGACGATGGAGATGTCGGTCCGGACGGGCGACGGCCTGGCGTCCGCGTCGTCGCCCTGGGTGCTGCTGCGCGCGCGCACGCGGAGCGCCGGGGTGAGCGGATGGAACGACGAGACCATCGACGCCTGGGACCCGCAGGGCGCCCATCTGGGCTCGGCGCACCAGTTGCGGCTGCTGCGCACGTCCTGACGGCCGGGACGGCCGCGGGCCGGGGTTGTGCAGCCGCGACACTTTCCCCCGGTCCGCTTGGTCGCCGCACACAGATCTGCTCGCCGCCGCTTCCCCGACATTGACCTCCGGCTCGGCGCCGTGGAAATCTCCTGCTCGTTGTCGTCCATCTCTCGACAGGGACGGTAAATGGAGCATTTCACGATTCCATTGCCCGAAATACTGCATCGACGAGCACGAGAACAGGGTGACCGGCTCGCGTTCCGGTTCCTCGCGGACGGGACACCGGAGGGGGCGGTCGACTGGACCTACGGTGACCTGGCACGGAACGCGGCCGTGGTGGCCGCCGAGCTGGCGGGCCCGCGCGCCGAGGGGAACCCGCGGCCCGAGGGAACGCGCGTCCTGCTCGCCGTGGACCCCGGCTTGCACTACGTGGCCTCGCTTTTCGGCATCCTCGCCGCCGGCGCGACCGCCGTCCCGTCCTTCCCGCCCGCCGGCCGGCGGGCCGCGGAACGGTTCCTGGCGATCGTCGCCGACAGCGCGCCGGACACGGTGATCGCGTCCGCGTGGCAGGCCGCCGAGGCGGCCGAGCTGGCGCGCCGGCTCCCCGCCGACCGCCGCCCGCGGCGCTGGATATTCGTGGACGACGCATTTTTCGCGGACGCCGCGGCGGGCCCCGGGGAATTGCCCGCGCTATCCACCGACCCCGCCCTGCTGCAGTACACCTCGGGATCCACCGGTGATCCCAAGGGAATTGTCCTCACCCATGACAATCTGATCAGCAATTGCGAGGTGCTGCAGCGGAACATGGGCCCGGACCCGGCCCGGATCGGGCTGTCGTGGCTGCCGCCGTACCACGACATGGGGCTGATGGGGACCATCATGCTCGCGGTGCACGGCGGGTGGCCGCTGGTCATGATGTCGCCCGTCCACTTCGTGCAGCGGCCCGTCCGGTGGCTGCGCGCGGTGAGCGAGTACGGCGTCACGATCTCCGTCGCCCCGAACTTCGCGTTCGACATGTGCGTCGACGGCGTCTCCGACGACGAGCTCGACGGCCTGGACCTGGGCAGCCTCCGGCAGCTCTACTGCGGTGCCGAACCGGTCCTGAAGGCGACCCTCGACCGGTTCCGCGACCGGTTCGCCCGGCACGGCTACCGGGAGTCCGCGCTGATCCCCTGCTACGGGATGGCGGAGGCGACGCTGTTCGTCTCCGGCAAGCCCGACGGCACGATGATGCGCACCCTCCGCCTCGACAAGGCGGCCCTGGAACGCGGCACCGTGCAGGACGCCCCGGCCGGAGCGGGAGCCGTCGCGAACGTGGTGAGCTGCGGGGCCGTCGCGCACGGGCACGAGGCGCTGATCGTCGACGCGCGCACCCGCCGGCCCCTGCCGGACGGCACGGTCGGGGAGATCTGGGTGCGCGGGCCCAACGTCGCGGCCGGCTACTTCGGGCGGCCGGTGCCGACCGCCGAGACGTTCTCGGCGTCCCCGGCCGGAGCGGACGGCGGCGGCGCGCCCGCGGACGGCGGCCCGGTGGCGGACGCCGACTACCTGCGCACGGGCGACACCGGGTTCCTGCGCGACGGGGAGCTCTACGTGACCGGCCGCCTCAAGGACGTGATCGTCATCGCGGGCCGCAACCTGTACCCGCAGGACATCGAGACGTCCGCGCTGGCGGCGCACGGCGAGCTGCGCCGCGCCGCCGCGTTCCCGGTGCGCCCGTCCGGCGGCGCCGAGTCGCTGGTGGTCGTCGCCGAGCTGCGCCGTGCGGGACGCCGGGACGCGGCGGAGCTCGCGGCGATCCGGGAGGCGGTGATCGCCGCGGTGACCGCCGGGCACGCGGTGCGGCCGTCGGGCGTCCACCTCGGCCCGCCCGGCACGGTGCCGACGACCACGAGCGGGAAGGTGCGGCGCGGCGCGGCCCGCATCGCCTACGAGCGCGGCACCCTCAAGCGGCTCGCGCCCGCCCGGTCCGGCCCGGACGACCGGGCGGCGCCCGCGGCGGCGGACGAGCCGGTCGGGACGGTGTCGCGATGACCGTGGACGCCGTCTCGCGCGGGGGCGCCTCCGCCGCCCCGCCCCCGGGATCGCCGGACGGGGCGGGCACGGGCCCCGACACCGACGCCCAGGCGCGCCGCCTCGCCTACCTCACGGTGTGCGTGCCCGCGGCCGGGTTCGTGGCCGCGCTGCTGTGGTCGTTCCGCTACGGGTTCACGCTCGTGGACGGCCTGCTGCTCGGCGGCATGTACCTGGTGACGGCGCTGGGCGTGGAGGGCGGCCTGCACCGGTTCTTCTCGCACCGGGCGTTCAGCGCCCGTCCCGCCGTGACCGCGCTGTGGGGCGTGGCGGGAAGCATGGCGGCGCAGGGGCCCATCGTGTTCTGGGTGGCGACGCACCGCATCCACCACGCCTTCACCGACACCGACCGCGACCCCCATTCCCCGAAGCCGATCGGCGGCGGGCGCCTCGCGCGGCTGCGCGGGCTGTGGCACGGGCACGCCGGCTGGCTGTTCACCGTCCGGCGCGGGAACTGGAGCAAGCACGTCCCCGACCTGCTCGGCGACCGCACGGTCATGCGGATCAACGAGCTGTACTTCGGCTGGGTGCTGCTCGGGCTGGCGATCCCGGCCGCGCTCGGCGGCCTGCTGACCTGGAGCGTCAGCGGGGCCGTCGGCGGGCTGCTGTGGGGCGGGCTCGCCCGGATCTTCCTGCTCGACCAGGTCACCTGGGGCGTGAACAGCATCGGCCACA
Proteins encoded in this region:
- a CDS encoding acyl-CoA thioesterase domain-containing protein, which translates into the protein MTVPAIVAPGALLRSPVEGPLVPDGRLFGFGGLHGGLALALLTAAMQRRAAPDAVLRGASARLHRALAGEFTVTTRVLRPGGVTTVAAEAASAEGVHVDASAIFAGPYAAGGPVLAPPAPAAPPPGDCEIFRIPPEFVPISEFWEIRPVGANRPYAGCAEPELTAWVRLLEDDEAPDVHRLMLLMDALAPAYAAVLGDLRLVPTMEMSVRTGDGLASASSPWVLLRARTRSAGVSGWNDETIDAWDPQGAHLGSAHQLRLLRTS
- a CDS encoding fatty acyl-AMP ligase, translating into MEHFTIPLPEILHRRAREQGDRLAFRFLADGTPEGAVDWTYGDLARNAAVVAAELAGPRAEGNPRPEGTRVLLAVDPGLHYVASLFGILAAGATAVPSFPPAGRRAAERFLAIVADSAPDTVIASAWQAAEAAELARRLPADRRPRRWIFVDDAFFADAAAGPGELPALSTDPALLQYTSGSTGDPKGIVLTHDNLISNCEVLQRNMGPDPARIGLSWLPPYHDMGLMGTIMLAVHGGWPLVMMSPVHFVQRPVRWLRAVSEYGVTISVAPNFAFDMCVDGVSDDELDGLDLGSLRQLYCGAEPVLKATLDRFRDRFARHGYRESALIPCYGMAEATLFVSGKPDGTMMRTLRLDKAALERGTVQDAPAGAGAVANVVSCGAVAHGHEALIVDARTRRPLPDGTVGEIWVRGPNVAAGYFGRPVPTAETFSASPAGADGGGAPADGGPVADADYLRTGDTGFLRDGELYVTGRLKDVIVIAGRNLYPQDIETSALAAHGELRRAAAFPVRPSGGAESLVVVAELRRAGRRDAAELAAIREAVIAAVTAGHAVRPSGVHLGPPGTVPTTTSGKVRRGAARIAYERGTLKRLAPARSGPDDRAAPAAADEPVGTVSR
- a CDS encoding acyl-CoA desaturase, which gives rise to MTVDAVSRGGASAAPPPGSPDGAGTGPDTDAQARRLAYLTVCVPAAGFVAALLWSFRYGFTLVDGLLLGGMYLVTALGVEGGLHRFFSHRAFSARPAVTALWGVAGSMAAQGPIVFWVATHRIHHAFTDTDRDPHSPKPIGGGRLARLRGLWHGHAGWLFTVRRGNWSKHVPDLLGDRTVMRINELYFGWVLLGLAIPAALGGLLTWSVSGAVGGLLWGGLARIFLLDQVTWGVNSIGHTLGSRPHRTRDNSRNVAALAPLSVGGSWHNNHHARPSLAHNRHTFWQLDVTGAFISLLEALRLVSHVRRPRQGSRAEPRS